In the Caviibacter abscessus genome, one interval contains:
- a CDS encoding heavy metal translocating P-type ATPase, with translation MIKKFFKIKNMTCSACSAKIENILEKNKIRAKVNLISEKLIVEYDDSIHSEDYIKNIVKSIGYELVDDKSSRMVDENNNKLYIIGFFTVIIMVLSMGHMINLNIHINMRNAIIQFLITTSIIIFSRYILIDGISKIFKIEFNMNTLISVGVISSYLYSTYNLINNDLHKLYFEGVCVIIFVVLLGKKIESNLKKNTNETISKLSNLIPSTCYILENGSIIKILTKDIKKDDILVLKAGQIAPVDGIIESGSASFDENVITGESRYILKNIGDEVISSSIVVEGNVNVKVTKVGEDTLISKIINIVELAGEIKPPITKYIDKISLYFVPSIFFIAVITFVYWYILTGDFSKAINHFVTILVIACPCSIGLATPTSIIVSAGVLAKNNILIKDGVALEKSYKITDIIMDKTGTITNGTPQVIDILLLEKNNMVDIYNIEKYVEHPISKAITKYIKANYEILEKECKVRTLNGMGVMSDNYVIGNETLMKRKNIDISILSDKYLEYSNEGKTVIFVAYDNKIIGLLTLIDDIRETSYKFINKKRRNDIKFSILTGDNINTSKYIANKLNVKDVNAQVLPYEKSKYVEQKLGENRVVAMVGDGINDTPAFTVADISIAVGSGVDIALKTCDVILMKNDLNDIDKLIKMSKYTMLNIKENLFWGFIYNIFGVVIATGVFKFEITPMLAAIFMMLSSISVLLNAIKLKFKKL, from the coding sequence ATGATAAAAAAATTTTTTAAAATAAAAAACATGACTTGCAGTGCTTGCAGTGCAAAAATTGAAAATATTTTAGAAAAGAATAAAATAAGGGCAAAAGTCAATCTTATATCTGAAAAACTTATAGTTGAATATGATGATAGTATTCATAGTGAAGATTACATAAAAAATATTGTAAAAAGTATAGGGTATGAGTTAGTTGATGATAAAAGTTCTAGAATGGTTGATGAAAATAATAATAAGCTATATATAATAGGTTTTTTTACTGTAATTATTATGGTACTTTCAATGGGTCATATGATAAATCTTAATATTCATATTAATATGAGAAATGCAATTATTCAATTTTTAATAACAACAAGTATAATCATATTTTCACGATATATTTTAATAGATGGTATAAGTAAAATTTTTAAAATAGAATTTAATATGAATACCTTGATATCTGTTGGAGTAATATCATCATATTTATATAGTACTTATAATTTAATTAATAACGACTTACATAAATTATACTTTGAAGGTGTCTGCGTAATAATATTTGTTGTTTTATTAGGCAAGAAAATTGAAAGTAACTTGAAAAAAAATACTAATGAAACAATATCTAAACTATCAAATTTAATACCGTCAACTTGTTATATTTTAGAAAATGGAAGTATAATAAAAATACTTACAAAGGATATCAAAAAAGATGATATATTAGTTTTAAAAGCAGGACAAATAGCACCTGTTGATGGAATTATTGAATCAGGTAGTGCAAGTTTTGATGAAAATGTTATTACAGGAGAAAGCCGATATATTTTAAAAAATATTGGAGATGAAGTGATAAGCTCAAGTATTGTAGTTGAAGGTAATGTTAATGTAAAAGTTACTAAAGTAGGAGAAGATACATTAATATCTAAAATAATTAATATAGTTGAGCTTGCAGGAGAAATAAAGCCTCCTATAACAAAATATATAGATAAAATTTCTCTTTATTTTGTTCCAAGTATATTTTTCATTGCAGTAATTACCTTTGTTTATTGGTATATACTTACAGGAGATTTCTCAAAAGCAATAAATCATTTTGTAACTATATTAGTTATTGCGTGTCCTTGTTCAATAGGACTTGCAACACCGACATCTATAATTGTTTCAGCTGGAGTTTTAGCCAAAAATAATATATTGATAAAAGATGGAGTAGCTCTTGAAAAAAGCTATAAAATAACTGATATAATTATGGATAAAACAGGAACTATAACAAACGGTACACCACAAGTTATTGATATTTTACTATTAGAAAAAAATAATATGGTTGATATATATAATATTGAAAAATATGTGGAACATCCTATATCTAAAGCAATAACTAAATATATAAAAGCAAATTATGAAATACTAGAAAAAGAATGTAAAGTAAGAACATTAAATGGTATGGGCGTAATGTCAGATAATTATGTTATTGGTAATGAAACTCTTATGAAGAGAAAAAATATAGATATATCAATTTTGAGTGATAAATATTTAGAATATTCAAATGAAGGAAAAACGGTAATATTTGTTGCATATGATAATAAAATAATAGGGCTTTTAACATTAATTGATGATATAAGAGAAACTTCATATAAGTTTATAAATAAAAAAAGAAGAAATGATATTAAGTTTTCAATACTGACTGGTGATAATATAAATACATCAAAATATATCGCAAATAAATTAAATGTTAAAGATGTTAATGCTCAAGTTTTACCTTATGAAAAAAGCAAATATGTTGAGCAAAAATTAGGTGAAAATAGAGTAGTTGCAATGGTAGGAGATGGAATAAATGATACTCCCGCATTCACAGTTGCTGATATCTCAATAGCAGTTGGAAGTGGTGTGGATATAGCACTTAAAACATGTGATGTAATACTTATGAAAAATGATTTAAATGATATAGATAAATTAATTAAGATGAGTAAATATACAATGTTAAATATTAA